One Triticum dicoccoides isolate Atlit2015 ecotype Zavitan chromosome 5B, WEW_v2.0, whole genome shotgun sequence genomic window carries:
- the LOC119307850 gene encoding universal stress protein PHOS32-like, translating into MAAEGEALMAAERAETSTAPAVGAESGANGKPAASGKPAMVLGIDESEHSYYALEWTIHHFFAPGQPQQYHLIVVSAKPPAASVIGIAGIGTAELLPRVELDLKRASARVIDKAKEQCSHVTDVSYEVKEGDARNVLCEAVERHHADMLVMGSHGYGAFKRAVLGSVSDYCTHNAHCTVMIVKKPKHHKKHEQLGFHRKEA; encoded by the exons ATGGCGGCGGAGGGAGAGGCCCTCATGGCAGCGGAGAGGGCAGAGACGTCTACTGCACCGGCGGTGGGGGCGGAATCAGGAGCAAacgggaagccggcggcgagcggGAAGCCGGCGATGGTGCTGGGGATCGACGAGAGCGAGCACAGCTACTACGCGCTGGAGTGGACGATCCACCATTTCTTCGCCCCCGGCCAGCCGCAGCAGTACCACCTCATCGTGGTCAGCGCCAAGCCCCCTGCCGCCTCCGTCATCGGCATCGCCGGCATAGGCACGGCGGAGCTGCTCCCGAGGGTGGAGCTCGACCTCAAGCGCGCCTCCGCCAGAGtcatcgacaaggccaaggagcagTGCTCACAT GTGACCGACGTCAGCTATGAAGTGAAAGAGGGCGACGCGAGGAATGTGCTGTGCGAGGCAGTTGAGAGGCATCATGCAGACATGCTGGTTATGGGCAGCCATGGCTACGGCGCTTTCAAGAG GGCCGTCCTTGGGAGCGTGAGCGATTACTGCACTCACAACGCGCACTGCACCGTGATGATAGTGAAGAAACCAAAGCACCATAAGAAGCATGAACAATTGGGGTTCCACAGAAAGGAGGCTTGA